One segment of Rosa chinensis cultivar Old Blush chromosome 6, RchiOBHm-V2, whole genome shotgun sequence DNA contains the following:
- the LOC112174463 gene encoding homeobox-leucine zipper protein ROC2 isoform X2 translates to MDMEPVFYEASSSNGIEEPKGVPKFLEMQECYNICMAAYKEVMTMAVKANTWVVEVPLLGSIEELQQMFRAPPSPGMEIEYSIDSGVVPFKLETVVAAMTNVDEWASALSNIVHHRTDEVPSGVMSNLACNTPPHTRDNFKGVKTINAELLLPMPCMPTRKFSFVRFLRQVIPDVWAVVDVSTDYFPHIDSTLKVNCKRRPSGVIIRRRDDHSEVIWIENMEVQKCNVQDSIYSGVINSNLAFGAKRWISTLSTKEKRIESRFVTLRLPNNFSQVRVALLTLTRRLKKAYLNYITEHPDETKWDLLSDTGVQILKDADAEGKDNYMAVTTFRVKATPSTVFNFLVKRTRELQWSHLEEMEEPEEVITLVTDDDSNCITLHAKSVMQTESAENFEYVLQEASRDEFCSFIIASPISQSEVNSALGLGKSSCALRPFGFSIIPDGSRGLLSGASLVTMAFQRELDADLETSEVIEGMSNHVSDIVGAINEAYSAVTVGEEATEL, encoded by the exons ATGGACATGGAACCGGTG TTTTATGAGGCGTCGTCTTCGAATGGAATCGAGGAGCCAAAGGGAGTGCCCAAGTTTCTAGAAATGCAGGAGTGCTATAACATATGTATGGCAGCTTACAAAGAGGTCATGACTATGGCTGTGAAAGCAAACACTTGGGTTGTGGAGGTTCCACTGCTCGGTTCGATTGAGGAACTCCAGCAGATGTTCAGGGCTCCACCCTCTCCTGGGATGGAGATTGAGTATTCCATTGACAGCGGTGTTGTTCCGTTCAAGCTAGAGACTGTGGTTGCTGCCATGACAAATGTG GATGAATGGGCTTCAGCCTTGAGCAACATTGTTCATCACAGAACTGATGAAGTGCCGAGTGGTGTTATGAGTAATTTGGCGTGTAATACACCACCACATACCCGTGACAATTTCAAGGGTGTAAAAACG ATAAATGCTGAACTTCTCTTGCCCATGCCATGTATGCCAACACGTAAATTCAGTTTCGTCAGGTTTTTGAGGCAAGTCATACCAGATGTATGGGCTGTTGTTGATGTATCGACCGACTATTTTCCGCACATTGACTCTACACTGAAAGTGAACTGTAAGAGAAGGCCTTCTGGGGTCATCATTAGGAGGCGTGATGATCATTCTGAG GTTATATGGATTGAGAATATGGAAGTACAGAAATGCAATGTCCAAGATAGTATATACTCTGGAGTAATCAATTCAAACCTGGCATTCGGAGCAAAGCGCTGGATTAGTACATTGTCAACCAAAGAAAAGCGGATCGAAAGTAGATTTGTCACTCTTAGACTGcctaataatttttctcaaG TTCGTGTTGCTCTGCTGACATTGACTAGAAGGTTGAAGAAGGCATATTTGAATTACATAACTGAGCATCCAGATGAAACTAAATGGGATTTACTATCAGACACAGGAGTTCAGATTTTGAAGGATGCTGATGCAGAAGGAAAAGATAATTACATGGCAGTGACTACCTTCCGAGTCAAAGCAACTCCGAGCACAGTTTTTAACTTTCTTGTCAAAAGGACTCGGGAATTACAG TGGTCACATTTAGAAGAGATGGAAGAGCCTGAAGAAGTGATAACGTTAGTCACGGACGATGACAGCAACTGTATTACTTTACATGCAAAATCAGTTATGCAAACAGAGTCTGCAGAG AATTTTGAATATGTGTTACAAGAGGCTTCCAGGGATGAGTTTTGCTCTTTCATTATAGCATCACCTATCAGCCAGTCAGAAGTTAATAGTGCTTTAGGGCTTGGAAAATCATCTTGTGCCTTAAGACCTTTTGGTTTTTCCATAATACCTGATGGGTCTCGGGGACTCCTATCCGGTGCCTCCCTTGTAACTATGGCCTTCCAACGAGAGCTTGACGCTGATCTTGAAACTAGTGAAGTGATTGAAGGAATGAGCAATCATGTCAGCGATATTGTTGGAGCGATAAATGAAGCAT ATTCTGCAGTTACAGTAGGGGAAGAAGCAACAGAGCTGTAG
- the LOC112174463 gene encoding homeobox-leucine zipper protein ROC2 isoform X1, with product MDMEPVFYEASSSNGIEEPKGVPKFLEMQECYNICMAAYKEVMTMAVKANTWVVEVPLLGSIEELQQMFRAPPSPGMEIEYSIDSGVVPFKLETVVAAMTNVDEWASALSNIVHHRTDEVPSGVMSNLACNTPPHTRDNFKGVKTINAELLLPMPCMPTRKFSFVRFLRQVIPDVWAVVDVSTDYFPHIDSTLKVNCKRRPSGVIIRRRDDHSEVIWIENMEVQKCNVQDSIYSGVINSNLAFGAKRWISTLSTKEKRIESRFVTLRLPNNFSQAFSVRVALLTLTRRLKKAYLNYITEHPDETKWDLLSDTGVQILKDADAEGKDNYMAVTTFRVKATPSTVFNFLVKRTRELQWSHLEEMEEPEEVITLVTDDDSNCITLHAKSVMQTESAENFEYVLQEASRDEFCSFIIASPISQSEVNSALGLGKSSCALRPFGFSIIPDGSRGLLSGASLVTMAFQRELDADLETSEVIEGMSNHVSDIVGAINEAYSAVTVGEEATEL from the exons ATGGACATGGAACCGGTG TTTTATGAGGCGTCGTCTTCGAATGGAATCGAGGAGCCAAAGGGAGTGCCCAAGTTTCTAGAAATGCAGGAGTGCTATAACATATGTATGGCAGCTTACAAAGAGGTCATGACTATGGCTGTGAAAGCAAACACTTGGGTTGTGGAGGTTCCACTGCTCGGTTCGATTGAGGAACTCCAGCAGATGTTCAGGGCTCCACCCTCTCCTGGGATGGAGATTGAGTATTCCATTGACAGCGGTGTTGTTCCGTTCAAGCTAGAGACTGTGGTTGCTGCCATGACAAATGTG GATGAATGGGCTTCAGCCTTGAGCAACATTGTTCATCACAGAACTGATGAAGTGCCGAGTGGTGTTATGAGTAATTTGGCGTGTAATACACCACCACATACCCGTGACAATTTCAAGGGTGTAAAAACG ATAAATGCTGAACTTCTCTTGCCCATGCCATGTATGCCAACACGTAAATTCAGTTTCGTCAGGTTTTTGAGGCAAGTCATACCAGATGTATGGGCTGTTGTTGATGTATCGACCGACTATTTTCCGCACATTGACTCTACACTGAAAGTGAACTGTAAGAGAAGGCCTTCTGGGGTCATCATTAGGAGGCGTGATGATCATTCTGAG GTTATATGGATTGAGAATATGGAAGTACAGAAATGCAATGTCCAAGATAGTATATACTCTGGAGTAATCAATTCAAACCTGGCATTCGGAGCAAAGCGCTGGATTAGTACATTGTCAACCAAAGAAAAGCGGATCGAAAGTAGATTTGTCACTCTTAGACTGcctaataatttttctcaaG CATTTTCAGTTCGTGTTGCTCTGCTGACATTGACTAGAAGGTTGAAGAAGGCATATTTGAATTACATAACTGAGCATCCAGATGAAACTAAATGGGATTTACTATCAGACACAGGAGTTCAGATTTTGAAGGATGCTGATGCAGAAGGAAAAGATAATTACATGGCAGTGACTACCTTCCGAGTCAAAGCAACTCCGAGCACAGTTTTTAACTTTCTTGTCAAAAGGACTCGGGAATTACAG TGGTCACATTTAGAAGAGATGGAAGAGCCTGAAGAAGTGATAACGTTAGTCACGGACGATGACAGCAACTGTATTACTTTACATGCAAAATCAGTTATGCAAACAGAGTCTGCAGAG AATTTTGAATATGTGTTACAAGAGGCTTCCAGGGATGAGTTTTGCTCTTTCATTATAGCATCACCTATCAGCCAGTCAGAAGTTAATAGTGCTTTAGGGCTTGGAAAATCATCTTGTGCCTTAAGACCTTTTGGTTTTTCCATAATACCTGATGGGTCTCGGGGACTCCTATCCGGTGCCTCCCTTGTAACTATGGCCTTCCAACGAGAGCTTGACGCTGATCTTGAAACTAGTGAAGTGATTGAAGGAATGAGCAATCATGTCAGCGATATTGTTGGAGCGATAAATGAAGCAT ATTCTGCAGTTACAGTAGGGGAAGAAGCAACAGAGCTGTAG